The DNA region TTTTTCAGCGTAAACGAAATCAGGGCACCTgaatcggtgctctgataccagtgaTAGAGCTGGTAATCTGAATTGCACAAAGAATCAAGAACAGGAAGAGAAATCTCCAGAAAATGGAGAAGATTCTAATTCagatgaagagagagaaagttacaagtttcctagagagagagaactAACTGAATTCCACAATTCAGTTCCAACAAACTCAACTAACCAGAAAACTACTAACAAACTCTAACTGACAGCAATTTATAGCTGTATTACAATTATTCCCTAATTCGTTTCTAGTCCCTACAGACTTGAGTAATTACAAGAGTAATCCAAATGACACATTTACTCGTCAACCCTCCCCTTAGCTGACTTTCTAACATATACATTGACTATAGGTTTTCCCTTGATCCTATCAAGCGATGTTTctcaaaactgaaaaacttgtaACTTGGAAActaaaaacagaaacagaacATCTCTAAGGGGGTgtttgtgatttcagttttgGAGGGTAGGGAGGAGGCTTATGAAAAACTCCCCCCTTGTTAAAGAGATTTAATAAAGGTAGAGAAGGGTTTAAGTTCGAGGTATTTCTACAACCCTCCAAGACCTGATAGGTAGGAGCAGAGAATTGGGGAAAAACAGAACTAACAGAGAAGACAGAATACGGATAGAACTGAAATGTCTTATTAAGAAAGGAATAGGTACCATTTTCTCTGGATATTCGAGTCTAGAGAGCTCTCCACAAAATGAGTTCACCCAAAAGGTACCACACATCATAACTCCCCATGCTTTTATTTCCTAACAGCTAACAGAGTTAGACTGACAGTTGCCAGTTAATATTACCCCCCAACCAGTAAAACAACTGGTAAACTAACTAATTAGCTGCTTAACATACACCTTAGTGACCGGTGGCCTAAAGCTAAAAGCCACTCTATCAAACCCTTCCAAAACCCTCTCTTAGTTATATTTTTTAGTTCTCCCAAATTGGAGGTTTTTGGACTTCCAAACAATGGAAGGGCTTACACCCCCCCCTCCCCATGCCCTTCCCTCCCCTTACCCTCAAAgccttcccctcccctcccctaaAAACTCCCAAACAAAGCCTACGATGTTTTGggatttcaattttaaaaacagaaaaatcagAACTGTTTTTAAgaatagtttttaaaaattgttcagatcaaatgagtttttttatttcagTTTCTAAAAAGGGAAAAGTATTTTACAAAACAGTAATCAACAGGCCCTAAGTTATCTTTTTAACattatgttttcttcttttctacTGTTATTATTTCACACCCTCAAGCTAGTCTAGGTACTTAAAAATCATGAACCATCTATATAAACTATTGATCAAATTACTTGTTTTAAGGGTAAGCATTCATGCAAGTTTGTCTCCAGAGAGCAACAACAGCAAAGCTACCTAATAGTTAGAAAATAAGTCTAGCCACGGGAAAAGAAGCAAAATGATGTAACAAATGGACCTTACAGAAACAAGCTAACATCTGTGGATAAAACGTGGACTTGAATGCCAATACCGTGCAAACATATATTCTTAAAGGCCAAAACCCAAGGCCCAAATGTAGTTACAAGGAAATATGTGAATTTATGTCCCACGATGGGAGGATGCTGAATCTAAAATTGCTGAATCTAAAATTTCATTCTTTCTGCCTTGGGGACAAGGCAGCTCTTAAAGGGGGTGTATTGGTGGGCATAGGGGCCCAAGGAGGAGAAAACTCACAAGACAGCATCTCACTCCTTGTCCTGCCTTTTGGCCTCATGAATGGATCATccacttttcatttaatgatcTCCCAGTAGTTTTGGTTCCAGCAAAAACACACATGCACAGaatgtttaaaaaataaacagatTACCATAAGCATTTCCAATGAAGGTTGTGTCCTGAAATCCAATGGTTACAGCAAGAGACAGGATCATAAGTATCCAGTTTATTTCTGGGATGTAGATCTGTCCAAATATATGTTTTGAGGTGTGTACAACTTTGACTCTAGGAAAGCAACCAAGTGCATGGCATTGCTTGATGATGGAGAAAGTGGCAGTAATAGTAGCTTGACTCCCAACAATAGCTGCAAGGGTCGCAATAAGAAAGACAGGCCAAAACACTGGACCTGCCAGACACGTAAAGACATTAACAATTTGAAACAAATTGCTGTTATTTACAAAACAAAGGCACCCGTATCAATGAGTCAGAGAATCAGAAGAACTAACCAGGAATTGAGTCATAAAAACTGTTGTCAATAGACTTGAGGTTTTTAGACAAAAAAGCCGCTTGGCCCATGTACTGTACTACCAAACAAGGGTATATAATAATGACAAATGCAAGCTGCGTATAGAAGAAGAATGTTAggaaatctcttgtaaacacaATTATAGTGCATGTACAATAATTATTCTTACTTTACTATAAAATATCAACAGTTTTCACAGCTTTGATGAATAAAACTCAGTTAAGTTATACTACAAGCTCACCTTTATTGAAAAAGCTGTGAAATGGCCAAGATCTGCAAACATAGCTTCAGTTCCTGTTGAGACACAAAACTCTCATAATTGTTGAACTTATCTTAGGTGTCAAAATTTCAGCTTCTAGAAAGTCAATGCCCGATTAAATTTATCAACTAGAAAAAAAGAACAGCACAATCAACTTATTAGATAACTTATTGTAGGTCCAGAACTGACCAGTAATACAGAGAAGTATCCCTCCAAGAGAAATCCAGCCCTCTTTGCCAGTGTTGATAAAGAACTTGATGATGTAGTGCGGGGATAAAGCACGGACTATTTTTGGATTCCAATGTATTGTATTATAAATCCCAACACATAAAATGGATACAAGCCAGATGATTACAATTGGTGCAAACAAGAATGCAACTCTGTGCGTGCCACAATGTTGGAGAGCAAACAGTCCAACAATTATGACACAAGCCAGAAGGACAAGCTCACCTGGAAAAAGCATGAAATTTATATCGTCACATATTATTTATGCCCTTGTAGGATTGCACAAACAACGATAAGAACGTCGAATGTCGATATTTCCAAGAAATGAAAATTGGCTCACCATTAGTGAATTTTGTTTCTATTACTTGTATTCCTGAGACTGATGCTAGAACTGCAGGATAAGAGGCCAGGTAACATTTAATTTCTTACTGGAAACTAAATAGTTCGTATGTAAAAATTTAACATTTAATGTTATTACTTGAGTTCTAATTTAGTTTAACAATTAGCCTACTAATGTTTATTGTATTAAGTATGAACATTCACAGCATGAGACAGCATGAGCATAAActtccaaaatcaattttaatggCTTAGCTTTAAAATCTGACATAAGATCAAGTAGGTGGAACGGTAATTTGTTGCATAAATATCAAGGATTACACTAAACAAAACGAGTTTCAAAGAAACTTCAAAGTCCAGGCActcccaaacttcaaaattcaaatatctTAATGATAAACAAACCGGAATAATTTTGTATGGATCTATTAAATGCTATTCAATGAGCATTATAACATGggttaaaattgtttttttaaacaCAGATTCCAATTCTTTCACCAAAACAGTTGGGAGTATGGGCTATTGGCACAAAATTAATTTGCAATGTACTCTGTTTTACACAAAAATGACATACTAAGAACGTCCCCCCAATGCTCCCAATTTTGAATTATAGGAGTACCTTACCTGATATTGCTGGAGAAAGTACACCATCACCTATGACCATGCAAGTACCAAGCAGTACTACAACAAGCAGTGCTGATCTTGACCTTTTATGCTTCTCAAAAAACCTCTTTAGTGGAGAAGAGGCTCCTGACTGTGATGATGAGGGACCATATTTATACGCTGACAGCTCCTCATCAGCTGCCTGCTGATTGGGGAGCAAATTAAACTTGGCATGCCTACAGAGCAGTGAATATAGAGAAAATGTCCCACCTGACAAAATCATGATCAGACTGCGCAGTTGAAAACCTTTCTTCCATAAAATTAATTAGAAGAAAAATAGATTTCACTAGAATACCTTCACCATTATCATCAGCACTCAATACGATGAATACATATTTAAGCAGAGGTATTAATGTGAGCGTCCAGAAAATCAACGAAAAAGCGCCAAAAATACTTTCTTCATCACGGTGGTCCTGCAACTTTCCTTTAAATGTGTTTTTATAAACATAGAGAGGTGATGTGCTTAGATCTCCATATATTACACCAAAGCTTTGATATGCTAACAGTAAATTCCTAGATAAGTTTACCCCCGACAACTGCAAAGCAATCACAAAGGAAGAACATAAAGCCATTAAATCTTCATTATTCAAATGAATAATACTTGGATGAATAAACAGAGTCTATATCATAAAATAGTGCATACCAATACTGATGGTTTGCTTCACTGAGAAAAAGTAAATTAGAGAAGAACAAATATATCACTTACATAattcaatttataaaaattgaaaaatgaaccAAAAAATTGATGTATTAGAAATTTgaaggcctatactcaaccacaaaagctagctcaagagtttaGGTTTGCACTActcttataaaggctatctatgctctatctctagtcaatgtaagacttctaacacaccccctcacgtctaGGACTGAACaaactggaacgtgggatcaacaacaacagGCGGCCCaattatgggaggtctccacacaacaaatggatctaagataggctctgataccatattagaaattgggagaccTATACTCGACCACAaaagctcaagagttgaggtttgcactactcTTAAAAGACTATCTATGCTCTTTCTCTAGCGGTCTTCTAACATGATGAAATGTGAACATGATATGCTATTACATGAAAATTATGTTTACCGGGctcattctattttttttcattaaaataaaaagaaaatcaaaacttGTGAACAAAACAAGCGAAAATGTTGAAGGTGAAGTATATTCACATGATACAATGACAATCAAAGGAAAAATACAAATGAACACAAGAAATTAACACAAGTTCGTTATTGTATAAATATGTAAGAAGAACATTGTTCAAATCTCTGTATAACAGGATTTTATCATACCTACGTAGCAGAAATGATAAAGATTGCATCACAATAACGCACATGTCAGAAAACTATAGCGCATTGCAATTCAGACACACAAAGACtcgataccaaaaaattgaaacaaaatcGACTGCGAagatgttatcattatttagagagagaagaagaagaagcgttaGTTACGATACCTGAGATGGATTTCGAGAAGAAGAAGCTCTGGATTCAGGTTCCATGTGAGATAGAGGGAGCGCGAATGAGAGTGGTGTGAAGAGTGAGATGAGAAGTGAGAAGCTTCTGCTTATCTCTTTCACTCTATCTTTGGTTCAATTGGTTTCAGACATCTTCCGGACAGGGAAGCGCGCGTCGATTTCACGCGGATGGTGTTAGCGTGCGAAACTTGTGCCACTCTGGTCTTTCTTCTCTCTCAGTTGGAATCTATATactatagaaaagaagaactctgtGAGAGCCACTTAGATGAGTTGGCACTTCCAGGTTCACTCTTATTCACCCTCCCTCATTAGCGGATAAGTGTCAAGCTCTAAATCATTCTGACAAATTTATGGCGAGACAATTTCTccttaattttagttttgtggCCCATCATTGACAATCTATTGAATAATCATAAAAAATCTCATTAattgttgattaattttttttaactgtccATTTATGCTGAATCAAAAGTCATCACCCATCAATGACTACTTATGGAATAGtcattcaaaatattattaattgttgtttaattttttttaaactctccATTAATGCTATAACAAAAGTCATCACCCATCATTGACTACCTATGGAATAATCATTCAAAAtcacattaattgatgtttagTATTCTTATTCATACATAAGGCTTAAAAACGAAAACTTTCTCACTTTTGTTATACGTATCTTGCTTTTTTTTATGTGATTAAAACCGATTTTGCTAACCTTTCAAAATCTACGTTTTTGAAATCaagattcaaattcaaattttaaaattttgacaacctataaatttaaattttgaatattctttttggaacaatattctcctttcatttttcacatgcaaacaacataaaccctaattatTTTCATCTATATAAACTCCCTTATGTAATTCTTCTCCTCTATCATTTCATCCCTTAACCATCATCTAAGAGCTTTGAAATAACTGTTGTTGTGATGACTGGGAAATTGAGAAGCAAATgttaaaaaagcaaaaaaagttCAGGTATTGCTTTTGATTCAACCAATTTCTTGCCATATCATAAGGGTATAGTTACACCTCTATGAACATTATGAAATGATCTGCAACGTGTGTGATTTATTGAAATGATTTTGATTGGAGTGATGCTCTTTTACTTTTCCTTCTGTAATTCCATATGCTTCATCACCATGGGACTTTTATTGTGAATTGGAATTGGGAATGGTGAGCTTATATGGAAGATTCTTGAAGAGTGAATACAACATGTGAGGTTTTTGCCCTCTTCCTACTTTCTGTTAGATTTTGctaaattttttgtttgtttttccagAGTGGCTTGGTTGAGTTTTGTTCTACAATTAAAAACCAAAGAAGAAATAGAAGGAAGGAGAGGTAAGCCTTGTGAATTTTTTGATTCACATTTATTTTGAGCAAAGCATATTGAAACATATAACTCATGAAAACATATACATCTTTAGATTTTAggcatgaatcttcatctacTGACCTTGCTGCATGATTTAATGTTCAGCATGTTACAATTTGGTtatactctttttcttttggtgttcaCAGATTTTGGTTGAGGATGACAGTGTTGAACAGTTGCGGCTTACATAATTAGTATTAAGTGAtgtaagttaaaataaaattaaatgttattatatatgcacatgcTATCACTATAGAATAGTTACGTAttgtgaatttcaatttttactctAATTTCAGGATGGTTCAGATCCGTTCATGACAACTACTTTTGGATTAAAGGCTGATGCATTATCTTCTTCCAACTTAGCAAAGATTGTCgttttattttgtaatttatttatttattcgtGCATGTTGAGTTATTTACTGTTTTGCGTTTAGATTATGGTGtgactattatttttaagtgaatgcattttcttttttataaaatgtaaaaaaaaatgagatttgagtttgaaattttaattgagtactaaataatagtaattaGAGCCTAATTTTCAGTCAGATTTTAAAATACTTGatacttttttttaacaaaataagcaaatcaataataaatattatgGGTAGATATTCAACTTTCTTATGCAAAATCAGATTTAGTTTGTGATCagtataaataagagaaatttgtttatttaatgaaaaggaaatgaataatcaattttaaaaaaatcattttgattGGGATACATTTACTTTCAAggtaaaatgaattaaaaaaatgtcaattctgttgaataaattttgatttctcctttaataataattaatggggtttctttaactttttatgtaataaatataaaaattagaaTAATCTCATAGATTGTGGTGTGAATATTcaatttaatattgaaatttgagtttgaaatttgaaattgaaaattggtTGTGAATAATAATACTTGCGTCAAAATTTATGGtgtgatattaaaaaaaatgtaaacacTTAATCCTTTAGTTTTaacgaaaaaagaaaataaatattgaatttaatgAGTACATAATCAACTTTCTTAAGCAAAATCAGATTTAGTTAGTTATGAGTATAAATAAGGCAAATCCGTTTTTTAAGTAAAATGgaaatgaataatcaatttaaaaaaaaaacattctaaTTGGGCGACATGAAATTTCGGAGTGGAATGATGAAAAAAAGAGTCAATTTCGTTTTAATGAGTagattttgatttttcctttcataataattattggggtttcttttaccttttttagaaaaaatttaaataatggaATGATCTCATAGATTAAATTAAGGagtgaatatttaattttatttaattaatttattatttttaaaattgtaaaaaataattttgcgatttgattttgaaatttaaaatgggtactaaataatagtaatttgatccaatttttcactcggattttaaattatttttcttagaCACATAATACGTTTTTTATTCACCCTAAATCAGTTGTAAATTTattcataataattaattacgtttattttaatttttttaagaaataaatataatttattgaatcatctcatagattaaggagtcaatattcaatttaagttaatgcatttccttttttaaaaattgtaaaaaaaaattgagatttgagttggaaatttaaaatgagcactaaataaaagtaattgagaccaaattttaaaacatttttcttaaattagTACTATATACTTATGATTAGATCACATGGCAAAAAAGTTTCACGGGGAAAAACATTTTACACAAGAAATAGTTcatgtaaaaactaataatttttgctaTCTTTTCATTCTCATCCTTCCCTTATGTCTCATAGCTTTTACCACTTTTGCTAACTCTCGGGAATAatttttaatctaatttaagtatatttttcataattttaaaaatatttaggattaaatgtatatgaagtttttgtcaaattttgcaagttattactcattgtgattttatttggttgaatgctcatttttcaatttttcatatcttaattcATTAATCGTGcttaaataatgagatcaatattcaccgtgcaacgcacggggtaaaaacgctagtgTGTGTGAAAGCCAAATCAAAATGAAACTAGGGGACAGAGGTTCTCGTGGACCGATTGGGATGTTTTAACTTGAGTACTTGAAttttatcaaacaaaaaaaaaaacttgatttttATCCAAACCTAAATATGATTTAGTTTTTACACATTAACTCTTCCTAGTCTTGAACTTGTAGAAACTTGATAAGATGCGAGTTAAACATAGATCGGGTCATAAAATGGTGGGTCTAGACTGACCTAGAAGATAAATTAAATTGATAATCTCAAATGTCACTAAAGAATTTTGGACTGGTCCCAACACTCGACCACGGCGGGTCCACTCATACTGACGAGACCCATACAGATGACACCTGGCACGTGACTA from Lotus japonicus ecotype B-129 chromosome 2, LjGifu_v1.2 includes:
- the LOC130737956 gene encoding potassium transporter 4, with the translated sequence MEPESRASSSRNPSQLSGVNLSRNLLLAYQSFGVIYGDLSTSPLYVYKNTFKGKLQDHRDEESIFGAFSLIFWTLTLIPLLKYVFIVLSADDNGEGGTFSLYSLLCRHAKFNLLPNQQAADEELSAYKYGPSSSQSGASSPLKRFFEKHKRSRSALLVVVLLGTCMVIGDGVLSPAISVLASVSGIQVIETKFTNGELVLLACVIIVGLFALQHCGTHRVAFLFAPIVIIWLVSILCVGIYNTIHWNPKIVRALSPHYIIKFFINTGKEGWISLGGILLCITGTEAMFADLGHFTAFSIKLAFVIIIYPCLVVQYMGQAAFLSKNLKSIDNSFYDSIPGPVFWPVFLIATLAAIVGSQATITATFSIIKQCHALGCFPRVKVVHTSKHIFGQIYIPEINWILMILSLAVTIGFQDTTFIGNAYGVACITVMFVTTFLMALIIIFVWQKSILIATIFLLFFWVIEGVYVSAALIKVHQGGWVPLVLSFIFLVIMYVWHYGTRKKYSYDLRNKVSLKWLLALGPSLGIVRVPGIGLIYTELATGIPSIFSHFVTNLPAFHQVLVFVCVKSVPVPHVSSEERFLIGRACPRPYRMYRCIVRYGYKDIKKDDGDFENHLIQSIAEFIVMEAAESQFSSSEASSLDGRMAVISTRSLESTSSLIVSELEDFGVDDSIASSRSSTLRRLQSTYDDENPQLRKRRVRFQVPNSPGLDHAVKEELLDLVQAKEAGVAYILGNSYVKARKSSSFLKRLAIDIGYSFLRKNCRSPAVALNIPHISLIEVGMIYYV